In a genomic window of Staphylococcus taiwanensis:
- a CDS encoding HTH domain-containing protein, producing the protein MEQAFRVLNIYSKLLKKQTVNKANLAKQFGVNPRTIQRDIENIRHYLYEVNLNSDIAEEITFDQHKNSYFIKSSHKNMGTALQTTKVTYEVTTHLYQKLKHHYEMKVLQRTSKSYTIEIEINTKEAIELCFNYRRSLRLISPTTLLNQFTTELIKLQMIYLRNEV; encoded by the coding sequence ATGGAACAGGCATTCAGAGTATTAAATATCTATTCCAAATTATTGAAAAAACAGACAGTTAATAAAGCCAATTTAGCTAAACAATTTGGCGTAAACCCAAGAACCATTCAAAGAGATATTGAAAATATTCGACATTATCTATATGAAGTGAACCTTAATTCAGATATTGCAGAAGAAATTACATTTGACCAACATAAAAACAGTTATTTTATTAAAAGTAGCCATAAAAATATGGGAACAGCACTTCAGACTACTAAAGTCACTTATGAAGTTACGACTCATTTATATCAAAAGCTTAAGCATCATTATGAAATGAAAGTCTTACAACGTACATCTAAGTCTTACACTATCGAGATTGAGATCAATACTAAGGAAGCAATTGAGTTGTGTTTCAATTATCGAAGATCATTACGACTCATTTCACCGACGACGTTACTCAATCAATTCACAACTGAACTCATTAAATTACAAATGATCTATTTACGAAATGAAGTTTAA